From Sceloporus undulatus isolate JIND9_A2432 ecotype Alabama chromosome 6, SceUnd_v1.1, whole genome shotgun sequence, one genomic window encodes:
- the RNF227 gene encoding RING finger protein 227 isoform X1: MLVEKAPISGGGGGGVASECGEEEELECGICCMPYDRCGRAPRRLGAAHGSWKPSRCRHVMCSACVCRLAREGWWEEVTCPYCRAVTPLRERGNPLVAGVRRGSGGARRRLVLPPIDAELWHRVVRLQEGKDGAEAEAAETKDEEEEEDEEGQQWRLWRAFKRLLKGEGSAAHARSRRRGRGRSNSLPIGRRRMPVNPYGSEMKDLALMTCYII; this comes from the exons ATGCTGGTGGAGAAGGCGCCTATCAGCGGCGGAGGAGGGGGAGGCGTGGCCTCGGAgtgcggcgaggaggaggagctggagtgCGGCATCTGCTGCATGCCTTACGACCGCTGCGGCCGCGCGCCCCGCCGCCTCGGGGCCGCGCACGGCTCGTGGAAGCCCTCGCGCTGCCGCCACGTGATGTGCAGCGCGTGCGTGTGCCGGCTGGCGCGCGAGGGCTGGTGGGAGGAGGTCACGTGCCCCTACTGCCGGGCCGTCACTCCGCTCCGCGAGCGAGGCAACCCTCTGGTGGCCGGCGTCAGGCGAGGCAGCGGCGGGGCCAGGAGGCGCCTCGTCCTGCCGCCCATCGACGCCGAGCTCTGGCACCGCGTCGTCCGCCTCCAGGAGGGGAAAGACGGCGCGGAGGCAGAGGCAGCGGAGACGaaggacgaagaggaggaggaagacgaggaAGGACAGCAATGGCGGCTGTGGCGAGCCTTCAAGCGCCTCCTCAAGGGCGAAGGGAGCGCTGCGCATGCGCGGAGCCGGAGGAGGGGGCGTGGCCGCAGCAACTCGCTCCCCATTGGACGGCGGCGGATGCCCGTCAACC CTTACGGCTCTGAAATGAAGGACTTGGCTCTCATGACTTGTTACATCATATGA
- the RNF227 gene encoding RING finger protein 227 isoform X2, with product MLVEKAPISGGGGGGVASECGEEEELECGICCMPYDRCGRAPRRLGAAHGSWKPSRCRHVMCSACVCRLAREGWWEEVTCPYCRAVTPLRERGNPLVAGVRRGSGGARRRLVLPPIDAELWHRVVRLQEGKDGAEAEAAETKDEEEEEDEEGQQWRLWRAFKRLLKGEGSAAHARSRRRGRGRSNSLPIGRRRMPVNREWPSLALSLPAFLRL from the exons ATGCTGGTGGAGAAGGCGCCTATCAGCGGCGGAGGAGGGGGAGGCGTGGCCTCGGAgtgcggcgaggaggaggagctggagtgCGGCATCTGCTGCATGCCTTACGACCGCTGCGGCCGCGCGCCCCGCCGCCTCGGGGCCGCGCACGGCTCGTGGAAGCCCTCGCGCTGCCGCCACGTGATGTGCAGCGCGTGCGTGTGCCGGCTGGCGCGCGAGGGCTGGTGGGAGGAGGTCACGTGCCCCTACTGCCGGGCCGTCACTCCGCTCCGCGAGCGAGGCAACCCTCTGGTGGCCGGCGTCAGGCGAGGCAGCGGCGGGGCCAGGAGGCGCCTCGTCCTGCCGCCCATCGACGCCGAGCTCTGGCACCGCGTCGTCCGCCTCCAGGAGGGGAAAGACGGCGCGGAGGCAGAGGCAGCGGAGACGaaggacgaagaggaggaggaagacgaggaAGGACAGCAATGGCGGCTGTGGCGAGCCTTCAAGCGCCTCCTCAAGGGCGAAGGGAGCGCTGCGCATGCGCGGAGCCGGAGGAGGGGGCGTGGCCGCAGCAACTCGCTCCCCATTGGACGGCGGCGGATGCCCGTCAACCGTGAGTGGCCCTCCCTCGCCCTCTCCCTCCCCGCCTT CTTACGGCTCTGA